Proteins from one Sabethes cyaneus chromosome 2, idSabCyanKW18_F2, whole genome shotgun sequence genomic window:
- the LOC128738230 gene encoding median body protein: MAEAIEELFSGDSEDDIEAIKNKIEKIKLEIMAYGEEEHDSFDPESLQKVEFNIQINRVTLILQEMLETLETLFCLPLICRDQQLMDTHFNADEQDILRVLCKYIRSKNDDDSVVPSVVNMEDFKFPTTKFIELVEMVSNKDLHNSIAGNLKNLPGMYRKFLSNIREFRKFTITKMKMTAQKELAKEKILHRMWQTNQRNIKEIARIEGLLEEKESSFRKEIEEKQTIIEKYSAEIKHLEEQSRQQISEYIANSDRKMFHYFERSDQRHADLKQEAIRRMKQYQNNLEEDLRVEKENRLKKAKLTQQLKLLLNKYDKDAGERTKELNQLDEMLLERQADFDEWKRTVFDPQEKKYFDAIEEKRLDELRAQQELVRAFMQTRAARVLQRAWRAVAERKRKMRGRRGGRRGKGKK; encoded by the exons ATGGCTGAAGCCATCGAAGAACTGTTCTCCGGTGATTCCGAAGATGACATCGaggcaattaaaaacaaaattgaaaaaattaaactggaaatcATGGCCTATGGCGAGGAAGAACACGATTCGTTCGATCCGGAAAGCTTGCAGAAGGTGGAATTCAACATTCAGATCAACCGGGTGACGTTGATTTTGCAGGAAATGTTAGAAACACTGGAAACGCTTTTCTGCCTGCCATTGATTTGTCGTGATCAGCAACTGATGGATACACACTTCAATGCTGATGAGCAGGATATTTTACGGGTTTTATGCAAATACATACGTTCGAAGAACGATGACGACAGTGTGGTACCGAGCGTGGTTAAC ATGGAAGACTTCAAATTTCCCACCACTAAGTTCATCGAGCTAGTTGAAATGGTTTCCAACAAGGATCTACACAATTCGATTGccggaaatttaaaaaat ttaccaggaatgtACCGCAAGTTTCTTTCCAACATTCGCGAGTTTCGAAAGTTTACTATTACCAAAATGAAGATGACCGCCCAGAAAGAGCTGGCGAAGGAGAAAATATTGCACCGAATGTGGCAAACGAACCAACGCAACATCAAGGAAATCGCCCGCATCGAAGGGCTGCTGGAGGAAAAGGAAAGTTCCTTTCGAAAGGAAATCGAGGAAAAGCAAACCATTATCGAAAAGTATAGTGCGGAAATTAAACATCTGGAGGAGCAAAGTCGGCAGCAAATAAGTGAATATAT TGCCAATTCGGATCGAAAAATGTTTCACTACTTCGAGAGAAGTGATCAACGGCATGCCGACCTCAAGCAGGAAGCCATCCGAAGAATGAAACAGTATCAGAACAATCTCGAGGAAGATTTACGAGTGGAGAAGGAGAATCGTCTGAAGAAAGCTAAGTTGACCCAACAGTTGAAGTTGTTGCTCAATAAGTACGACAAAGATGCAGGTGAACGGACTAAGGAGCTTAATCAGCTGGACGAAATGCTGCTCGAACGGCAGGCTGATTTCGACGAATGGAAACGAACCGTTTTTGATCCACAGGAGAAAAA ATATTTCGATGCAATTGAGGAGAAACGATTGGATGAGCTTCGTGCCCAGCAGGAGCTGGTGCGAGCATTTATGCAAACTCGAGCAGCCAGAGTATTGCAGAGGGCCTGGCGTGCCGTTGCGGAACGCAAGCGCAAGATGCGTGGTCGTCGGGGAGGCCGCCGTGGAAAGggcaaaaagtaa